A region of the bacterium genome:
ACCCACAGAATGGCCGTTTCAATATCTTCCTTGTCAAAAGAACCGCCGATGCCGAAACCGTCAAAATTCATTTCTCCTATGGTTTTCGCGCTCTTTTTTCGCAAATCATCAAATCGTCCGCCTTGCACAATGCCAAATAACGCCTGCTCTTCGGCTTTCAAATTTTCACTTTCAACTTTTAGCTCGCGGCGCTTTTCCAAGCACCGCGCCGCCCATCGGTGCGTTCTTTCCATAGCTTCTTCTTGATATTCACGCGAAGCTTTAGGCGACGTGCATTCGTCAAAGGCAAAGATAATATCCGCGCCGATATCATGCTGAATTTCTATTGACTTTTCCGGCGTAAAACGATGCGTACTTCCATCTATGACGGACTTGAATGTCACGCCGTCCTCATCTATTTTTGAAAGTTTTTCGTGCAGTGACTTTTCGGGAAGTGGATGGTCTTCTTCCTTTCTGACTTCCCCTTTTTCAAGTTTTGATACTTTAGAAATATTCTCTCCGTACGCCGCGCCTAAAGAAAATACCTGAAAGCCACCGGAGTCCGTCATGGTGGGGCCCGGCCAATTCATGAACTTGTGAAGCCCTCCCCCGAGCTTTATCGTTTTTTCGCCGGGTTCCAAGTACAAGTGATAGGTGTTTGCAAGAACGACCTGCGTACCGGTACCGGCGACCTGCTCCGGTGTTAAGGCCTTGACCGTGGCTTTTGTACCCACAGTTACGAAAGCAGGTGTCTCTATGACTCCGTGTGGGGTCTCATACTTTGCCGCTCGACCGAGCTTGTTCCCAAGCTGTTTTTCAACAGTGAAAGAAAACATGGAGTAGTTATACCACATAAAGGGGAATGTGTAACTTGCCATGGGGGCAAAACCCACACACCCGAAAAGATGTGGGACAGATGGGACAGATGGGCACCATCACTCCCGACATTGGGAGTGATGGTGCCCATCTGTCCCGACGCTATAACAGCACCGATTGCCTGCCCCGTTAGATTGAATTTTTTTCCGATATTCTTACGTAACGGAAGAGTCCCCACTCTCGTGGCGCGTCGGCTTGCAATTCTCTACGAAACAAAGATACAATATAAGCGTGGAAAACAAAAACAAACAAAATGAGAGGCCTTTTCATGAGGACGTCACCCATTCCCGCGTGGCCATGCAGGATGAAATTTCAGGCAGAGTGACGAGAATTGAGAAAGAATTTAAAGAGGCGTTTGAATTCATAAAATGTTATCCGAGGTCCGTTTCTTTTTTTGGTTCATCCCGTTCCCGTGAAAACGACCCGTATTACGAAAAAGCCCGAGCTCTCGCCGGTCGTATCGCCAAAGACCTTCAG
Encoded here:
- the tgt gene encoding tRNA guanosine(34) transglycosylase Tgt, whose amino-acid sequence is MFSFTVEKQLGNKLGRAAKYETPHGVIETPAFVTVGTKATVKALTPEQVAGTGTQVVLANTYHLYLEPGEKTIKLGGGLHKFMNWPGPTMTDSGGFQVFSLGAAYGENISKVSKLEKGEVRKEEDHPLPEKSLHEKLSKIDEDGVTFKSVIDGSTHRFTPEKSIEIQHDIGADIIFAFDECTSPKASREYQEEAMERTHRWAARCLEKRRELKVESENLKAEEQALFGIVQGGRFDDLRKKSAKTIGEMNFDGFGIGGSFDKEDIETAILWVNALLPEEKPRHLLGIGEPIDLFGAVENGCDFFDCVAPTRMARNGTLHTKNGRINITNAKFVRDLGKVDDDCECYTCKNYTKSYIAHLFRAEEMLASTLSSIHNVHFIVSLVHKMRQCILNGGFSEFRDDFLGRYYAKR